A stretch of the Pedobacter sp. MC2016-14 genome encodes the following:
- a CDS encoding acyltransferase — protein sequence MFKQSKITSLALLRGIAVVAVCLCHFGDQVTSGSTLPQLFEVFRDYGRYGVHIFFVISGFIIPYSLFKSRYVISDYFKFLYKRLLRLHPPYLVALLLTFIIAAVSYKIRHISNPETPLRIIKSLFYIYIPSENPVFWTLRIEAEYYLFIGLFFVALSKFPKLSMVLIIPFLMILTQTSLTNYIGLFDYLVFFLIGTLGYLIYIAEKRPYLEIVTLASMVIFSFCYYELPASISAVATVLVVLFYRRPVNSRLEFTGEISYSLYLMHFPIGIKLINLLQRYTNPSHYWMLLILAMLVCYGFSWGFWYFIEKPSARLSGGVKYGKPNLDLGR from the coding sequence ATGTTTAAACAATCTAAAATAACAAGTCTCGCTTTATTAAGGGGGATAGCAGTAGTTGCTGTATGTTTATGCCATTTCGGCGATCAGGTCACTAGCGGTAGCACTCTACCGCAACTTTTTGAGGTATTTAGAGACTATGGAAGATATGGTGTTCACATATTCTTTGTAATATCCGGATTTATAATTCCTTATAGCTTATTTAAATCGAGGTATGTTATTAGTGACTATTTTAAGTTTTTATACAAGCGTCTTTTGCGCTTACATCCTCCTTACTTAGTCGCTCTGCTGTTGACATTTATAATAGCTGCAGTTTCTTATAAAATAAGGCATATTTCCAATCCAGAGACCCCACTTAGAATAATTAAAAGTTTGTTTTATATTTATATTCCTTCCGAAAATCCCGTATTTTGGACGCTGCGGATTGAGGCAGAATATTATTTGTTTATAGGTCTTTTTTTTGTCGCATTATCCAAATTCCCAAAGCTATCAATGGTTTTGATAATCCCATTTTTAATGATCCTAACCCAAACTTCCTTAACGAATTATATTGGGTTATTTGATTATTTGGTTTTTTTCCTGATTGGGACATTAGGGTATTTGATTTATATTGCGGAAAAACGTCCTTATCTAGAAATTGTGACGCTAGCATCCATGGTTATTTTTTCGTTTTGCTATTATGAGTTACCTGCTTCTATTTCGGCGGTTGCTACGGTTTTAGTTGTATTATTTTATAGGAGACCTGTAAATTCCAGACTTGAATTTACTGGAGAGATCTCTTATTCATTATATTTAATGCATTTTCCAATTGGAATCAAATTGATCAATTTATTGCAGCGCTATACAAATCCTTCTCATTATTGGATGTTATTGATATTGGCGATGCTAGTTTGTTATGGGTTTTCTTGGGGATTTTGGTATTTTATTGAGAAACCATCTGCAAGGCTATCAGGTGGAGTTAAATATGGTAAGCCAAATTTAGATCTTGGGAGGTAA